The Dehalococcoidia bacterium DNA segment TTGTTCCGAACCCGTGCCACGGGGGCTGGACCCAAAGCCCAATCTTGATGACGCAACCAATTCTCTTCCTAAAGAATTGGCTTCCATCAAATATTCCCTAGCCTGCTCATGCGCTTTTTTATCAGTCTCTGCCACATGAACTACTCTCATCAAAAATTGCCGAGGCATTGGACCTTTATGTCCGTAACCCGACCATAAATCTCGCCATTCAGCAAATTTTTTGATCATCGATTCATCGGTATCAATATTTTGAGCCATGTCGTACCCGCGCTTTGCGGCGAACTCAATTGCCCGTGAGGAATGCACCGCTGCCCAGATGGGGGGATGTGGCTTCTGGTAAGGAGAAGGCTGCACGATTGCCTCATCAATTTGCCAAAATTTACCCTCATAGGTGACGGTTCCGTCGCCTTTCCAGGCAAGCTCAATAATATCCAGGGCTTCCTCGCCCATTTCCTGCCTGTCGTAAAAATTCATGCCCCATCGCATAAATTCATGCTCGTGAACTCCAATCCCCGTACCGAATTCAGCCCGACCATGTGAGAGGTGATCAAGCATAGCCACATCCTGAGCAAGCCTAATGGGGTGATGAAACGGCAGTTGCCAGATCATTGTGCCTAAGCGTATTTGCTCCGTATGCCTTGCTAATGCTGTTAAAAATATCTGCGGAGAGGTGACTGCCCCAACATAGGAACCTTGATGCTCTAGCGACCAGTAATACCCAAAGCCCGCCTTCTCCATCAACTGGCCCTGACGAATATGGGTTTCATACACATCTGAGGCTGATTGAGCACTCAAGACTTCGTACGTTTGCATCTGATCCCAAACGCCAAACTCTAATTGGGCCATCACACACCTCCGTTGTAGCTAGCTTCTTCGGTCACGAAGCACTGTCCATACATCTTCAGGAGACAGGTTAGCATCTGCCAAGAGCACCAAAAGGTGGTACATAAGATCTGCCGCCTCATTGGGCAAATTATCAATATCATTAGTCGCTGCAGCCAATGCAACTTCAGAGCCTTCTTCAGCAACTTTTTGTGCTATACGTGCAGTTCCTTGCTCAAATAGCTGGGTAGTATAGCTTTCAGCTGGCAATGATTTTTTTCGGCTTTGAATAGTGTGAAAAAGTTCTGCAATAATGCCAGGACCCTGATTAGCCCTCTCAAATACAACTGATTGATCTATCTCAGTGAAAAAGCAAGATTGCTCTCCCGTGTGACATGCGGGACCATCAGGCTTCACTTTGAACAACAAAACGTCGCCATCACAATCAACCTGCATGGAGGAAACATGGAGAAATGATCCTGAGGTCTCCCCTTTGTGCCAGATCTCCTTGCGAGAGCGACTGTAAAAGTGCATTTCTCCAGACTCAATAGTTTTAGACAAGGACTCTGGATTCATATACGCAACCATCAAAACCTCACCTGTCTGATCGTCTTGGCAGATTGCCGTGACCAGGTCCTGTTGGTCCAATAAAATTTTTGCACCTTCCTTATTATTCATACTATTCTCCATTCAGCAGGATAGGTAATTCAGACAAAGAAGTAATTGTGTAATCAGGTTCCAGCATTTCTCCTGAGTCAGGTGGAGGGGTTCTCCCTGGCGTTTCCTGGTCCCTCTTTATCAGTATCGAAGTCATCCCCACCAATTTGGATCCATGGGCATCATCATAAACGGAATCGCCAATATAAATCATTCTTGAAACACCAATACCTGTCTTTCCCTCGAATCGTGTAAATATTCTAGGATCAGGCTTATATGCTTCCATGCTTTCAGATGACTCAATGAACTTGAAATCCCAGTTGTTATATTTTATCGAACCGTGAAGAAAACGATCATCTGCATTGGAAAGAACCGCAAGGTCATGCTTTAGGCTTAGGCTCTTCAACACGGCATCTGAATCTTGAAAAGGCTCTTGATCAGTAAGTCGTTCGATCGAATAATCTGCCGCCGCATCAGCATCGCCCGAGATCGACATTGCCTTGAAAGTCTCCACAAATGCGTCACGCCATGCTTCCCAGTATGTTCGAAACACTGGGCTTTGCTCGGGGTTTCTCATGTTTGTTCTCGTTTTTCGGAAATTTACTTCATGCCGTGAAAATTCTACCCAGAAATCCATCCCGTCAACAGGCAAATTCTGCTTAATCGCAATATTGCTAAGTGTCTGTTGCCATTCACTTGCTTCGTTTTTAACAAGCGTGCCGAAAAAATCAAACACGATTAATTGGAATTCATTTCGATTTAACATATTAATTAGTAATTACTCTTGCTGGTACGTTATTTTCTAGGAATAGTTTTTTCACAGATTCAATAGAATATTCTCCATAATGGAAAATTGATGCTGCTAGAACAGCATCGGCATGCCCTTCAGTGATCGCCTCAAGCAAATGGTGTGCGTTCCCAGCGCCTCCACTGGCTATAACTGGAATCGAAACCGAATCAGAAACCTTACGTGTAAGAGCAAGATCGAATCCATTTTTC contains these protein-coding regions:
- a CDS encoding LLM class flavin-dependent oxidoreductase; translation: MAQLEFGVWDQMQTYEVLSAQSASDVYETHIRQGQLMEKAGFGYYWSLEHQGSYVGAVTSPQIFLTALARHTEQIRLGTMIWQLPFHHPIRLAQDVAMLDHLSHGRAEFGTGIGVHEHEFMRWGMNFYDRQEMGEEALDIIELAWKGDGTVTYEGKFWQIDEAIVQPSPYQKPHPPIWAAVHSSRAIEFAAKRGYDMAQNIDTDESMIKKFAEWRDLWSGYGHKGPMPRQFLMRVVHVAETDKKAHEQAREYLMEANSLGRELVASSRLGFGSSPRGTGSEQTEDIQERGRIFRECAKSYDFWLENGLALVGSPETVIKQIAEGREKIGYDHFAAKFHIGKMPHPMVEDSIKLFGEEVIPAFA
- the hisIE gene encoding bifunctional phosphoribosyl-AMP cyclohydrolase/phosphoribosyl-ATP diphosphatase HisIE, whose translation is MNNKEGAKILLDQQDLVTAICQDDQTGEVLMVAYMNPESLSKTIESGEMHFYSRSRKEIWHKGETSGSFLHVSSMQVDCDGDVLLFKVKPDGPACHTGEQSCFFTEIDQSVVFERANQGPGIIAELFHTIQSRKKSLPAESYTTQLFEQGTARIAQKVAEEGSEVALAAATNDIDNLPNEAADLMYHLLVLLADANLSPEDVWTVLRDRRS
- a CDS encoding HAD family hydrolase — its product is MLNRNEFQLIVFDFFGTLVKNEASEWQQTLSNIAIKQNLPVDGMDFWVEFSRHEVNFRKTRTNMRNPEQSPVFRTYWEAWRDAFVETFKAMSISGDADAAADYSIERLTDQEPFQDSDAVLKSLSLKHDLAVLSNADDRFLHGSIKYNNWDFKFIESSESMEAYKPDPRIFTRFEGKTGIGVSRMIYIGDSVYDDAHGSKLVGMTSILIKRDQETPGRTPPPDSGEMLEPDYTITSLSELPILLNGE